CGGCACACCTCAGACAAAATGCCCTGTTATGGGAAACACCATCAATAAAGATCTATATGCAGATCACAATGGTAAACGAGTGTACTTCTGCTGTCAGATGTGCTCGCCAAAGTTTAAAAAGAACCCGAAAGTTTTTATCAAAAAACTTGAAAGCCAGGGTGTAGAGTTAGAAGTCGTTAAGTAATTTGCGATTACATGCTCTCAGATACGTGCGGTATCTGGGGGCATGTAAGATCGTTAGGGGATGTGAGATGCAGTTACCTCGTTATATAGGTAAAGTAGTTTTTGGTGCCGCGGCTTTTGCTTTAGTGGGCGGGATATGGGCATCAGGTATACTTATGCCAACAGATGATGACACCAGCAAAGTTACCCAGATAAAAGCTGAAAAGCAGAGTGCTGACCAAGTGCAGACAAAGGGCAAAGTTGTATGGACATGCTCTATGCATCCGCAAATTCAGCTGCCACAACCGGGGAAATGTCCGCTGTGTTTCATGGATTTGATCAAATTGGAAATTGACGCCAACAGGGCCGCATCAGAAAGTTACCGCCAAATCGAATTGGATGGTAATGCTCGAAAGCTTGCAGAAGTTGCAGTTACCCCCGTTACCCGTCAGTTTGCATCAGCCGACCTGCGTATGGTTGGTAAGGTTGACTACGATGAATCCCGTGTAGAAACCATCAGCGCATGGACTGCGGGACGTATTGACCGACTGCTCATCGCCAAAACGGGTAGTACTGTCCGAAAGGGGCAGCCAATGGCTGTTATCTACAGTCCTGAATTGTATTCAGCGCAGGCAGAATTAATTCAGGCAACCAAAGCCACATCAAAGCTGACTTCAAAAAGTTCTTCTATCATCCGCAAATCAGTAATGAATAATATTTCGGCTGCTAAAGAAAAATTACGCCTTCTTGGTTTGTCTAAAGGGCAAATCGCAGCAATTTCCAAACAAAAAGCACCATCCAAAAACCTTACAGTATATGCTCCACAAGCAGGACTTGTGATACGTAAGGATGTTGTGGAGGGTGCTTATGTAAAAGCCGGTGAACCACTTTATTCTATTGCTGATCTTTCAGCTGTATGGGTAATACTTGAAGCGTACGAAACTGATTTGTCATGGATTAAAATAGGGGACAAAGTCAACTTCACTGCGGATGCATTCCCCGGTGAGCAATTTAATGGACGCATCGTATATATCGATCCAACGGTCGACCAGAAAACTCGCACCGTTGCTATACGAATTGAAGTTACAAATGCCGGTGAAAAATTAAAGCCGGGCATGTTTGTACAGGCATCTCAAAAGAAAGAAACTTCCGGTGACGATTCGTCTTTAGTAATTCCGGCATCAGCTCCATTGATTACTGGGAAACGAGCTATTGTTTATGTCCAGAACCCAGACAAGGAAGGCGTATACGAGGGTCGTGAAATTATTTTAGGTGCAAAAAGCAACAATACATACATCGTTAAAAGCGGGCTGGATGAGGGTGAGCTGGTAGTAAGTAAAGGAGCTTTCAAGCTTGATAGTGCGCTTCAAATTATGGCGAAACCAAGCATGATGAGCGACACTGCCTTACTTTCTGCATCTGACCAACACAATGCGCATGACGATCACAAATCAAATCACCTTGGTGCTCCATCAATCTTAATATCCAAGCTGTACTTCATGAATAAAGATTTCGAAGTGCTAAGCAAAGCCTTGCAACAAAAAAATAGTGTCGCTGTTCAAGCGCAGTTTACGAAAATTGGCAACAAGCTGAAGTCGATGGAAACGTGGATGCTGGAAGGCGAAGCAATGCTCGCATGGAAAGAAAACGGAATGTTGCTTGCCAATGATTGCGTTTTAGGCGCCGAGGCAAGTTCATATAAACGTCAACACGAACTTTTTGCGCTTGCCCTCGTTCACTATAAAGCTTTGAAGTCTGCTTTTGGTGTTGAAGCCGCGGCAACGTCACTAACTCCAAATTTACAAGTCCCTGAGAAGATCAAAGCACAGATAGGCGCTGCGTTAACTGCGTATATAGATGTTTCTGAAGCATTGAGTAATGACAATGCAGACGGAGCTCGTGTTGCACTGAAGGGCTTTGCCAACGCATTAAATTCAATTTTAAGCGCAGGATTACCAGAAAAAACTATGCAATTCTGGTCCGAACAAAAGCGAACAATCACATCTGCAATTGCCGATATGCGTAATGCCTCCGACATTACCGGAATGCGTAAAGGATTCTTTACAGTTTCAAAAAGTATGCTGGACATATCCAAACGTATGGGAATTTCACTTAACGGCAATGTCTATGAAGTATTTTGCCCAATGGCTTTTGATAACAAAGGGGCGGCTTGGTTACAGCAGGATGAAAACATCCGTAATCCATATTTTGGCGCGGCTATGCGTAACTGCGGCGAAGTCAAGAATCAACTTGCTGTAGAGTAAAGGGGCATCCGTGGCTGATATTGAAAAGAACACAGAGCAGGGCGTTACACCTCCAATGACTCCCTCCAGTCAGGACTCCGGTTTTGAACATGGCGTCGTCCCGCGCACTATTACTGAAAAGCTCATCTACTTTTGCTTAAAACGTAAACTGGTAGTCATCCTTCTAGCCGTTCTCATGATTGGCTGGGGGGCTATGGTTGCGCCTTTTGATTGGGATTTAGGCGGCATTCCCCGTGACCCAGTGCCTGTAGATGCGATTCCCGATATCGGAGAAAATCAGCAGATAGTCTTCACTGCGTGGGCTGGGCGTTCTCCGCAAGATATGGAGGATCAGGTTACGTACCCGCTTACGGTATCTTTACTGGGGATACCGGGGGTTAAAACGGTACGAAGCTATTCA
The Halodesulfovibrio sp. MK-HDV genome window above contains:
- a CDS encoding TA0938 family protein — translated: GTPQTKCPVMGNTINKDLYADHNGKRVYFCCQMCSPKFKKNPKVFIKKLESQGVELEVVK
- a CDS encoding efflux RND transporter periplasmic adaptor subunit gives rise to the protein MQLPRYIGKVVFGAAAFALVGGIWASGILMPTDDDTSKVTQIKAEKQSADQVQTKGKVVWTCSMHPQIQLPQPGKCPLCFMDLIKLEIDANRAASESYRQIELDGNARKLAEVAVTPVTRQFASADLRMVGKVDYDESRVETISAWTAGRIDRLLIAKTGSTVRKGQPMAVIYSPELYSAQAELIQATKATSKLTSKSSSIIRKSVMNNISAAKEKLRLLGLSKGQIAAISKQKAPSKNLTVYAPQAGLVIRKDVVEGAYVKAGEPLYSIADLSAVWVILEAYETDLSWIKIGDKVNFTADAFPGEQFNGRIVYIDPTVDQKTRTVAIRIEVTNAGEKLKPGMFVQASQKKETSGDDSSLVIPASAPLITGKRAIVYVQNPDKEGVYEGREIILGAKSNNTYIVKSGLDEGELVVSKGAFKLDSALQIMAKPSMMSDTALLSASDQHNAHDDHKSNHLGAPSILISKLYFMNKDFEVLSKALQQKNSVAVQAQFTKIGNKLKSMETWMLEGEAMLAWKENGMLLANDCVLGAEASSYKRQHELFALALVHYKALKSAFGVEAAATSLTPNLQVPEKIKAQIGAALTAYIDVSEALSNDNADGARVALKGFANALNSILSAGLPEKTMQFWSEQKRTITSAIADMRNASDITGMRKGFFTVSKSMLDISKRMGISLNGNVYEVFCPMAFDNKGAAWLQQDENIRNPYFGAAMRNCGEVKNQLAVE